The segment GAACTAAAAGGTGCCGATTATAACGACACTTTGGTTTGGGAAAGCCTCGAAGGTATCAAAGTAAGACCATTTTATCACGACGATGAATCGGAAATAAAATATGCTTTAAAGGAAAATCCCAAGCCTTTTGAAATTCTGCAAAACATCTTTGTTCACGATATAGCCTTGTCCAATAAAAGAGCATTAGATAGTTTGAATCGTGGCGCAGAAAGCATTCGTTTTGCCATTGAAAATGAGAATGTTGCAATTGCTGATTTGATGCAGAACTTACCTTTAAAAAACGCATCATATTTTTTTTATTTGCCGTTCCTTTCAATCGATTTCGTAACTAAAATCAATGACTTTGCTGCTAAAAATAACGCAACCTGTTTCGTTCAGCTTGACCCAATTGGGCAACTAACAAGAGACGGAAACTGGTTCGAAAATTTAGACAAAGACTTCGAAAAGCTGAATGCAATTAGTGCTAAAACTACTATTCGTTTTATTGCTATTCAATCAGGTATTTATCAAAACGCCGGTGCCAATATGGTGCAGCAACTCGCCTATACTTTGGCTCATGTCAACGAATATTTTAACCGAATCAAAAGCAGCAACCAACCAATAACTATTGAAGTTGCTGTTGGAACGAATTACTTTTTTGAAATTGCCAAACTTCGTGCGCTGCGTTTATTATTCAACACTTTGGCAAAAGAATACAGTCACACTTTCGATTGCCATATAATAGTTACACCAACAAAACGCAACAAAACACTATACGACTACAATGTCAATATGCTGCGCACCACAACCGAATGCATGAGTGCAATATTGGGTGGAGCCAATTGCATAGCCAATTTGCCATATGATGCATTATATCACAAAGACAACGAATTTGGTGACCGAATTGCGCGTAACCAATTATTGGTGTTAAAACACGAAAGCTATTTTGATAAAGTCAGTAATCCGGCTGATGGTGCTTATTATATCGAAACCTTAACCGAACAACTAGCCGAAAAAGCCTTGTTGCTTTTCAAAGAAATCGAAGAAAAAGGTGGTTTTATTACCCAACTCATCGAAGGAAATATCCAGAAGAAAATTAGCGAAAGTGCTGCTAAAGAGCAGGAACTTTTTGATACCGGAAAAGAAGTTTTATTGGGAACCAACAAATACCCAAACAAAAACGACAAAATGAAACACGATTTGGAATTGTTTCCATTCCTAAAGCAAAAGCCACGAAAAACTTTAATCACACCGATTATTGAAAAGCGTTTAGCCGAAAAATTAGAACAGGAACGTTTAGCTCAGGAAGACTAATGAGAAAGAACATTCAACATATAAAAATAGTGAAGCAAGAAGCAAGAGCCAAGAAGCAAGAAGGAAACAACTTCCTTACGGCTGAAGGTATCGAACTCAAACCTTCATACTCTGAAGCAGACATTGAAGAGCTAGAACACATCGGTTTCGGAGCAGGCTTTGCCCCTAACCTTCGTGGTCCGTATGCCACTATGTATGTGCGTCGCCCTTGGACAATCCGTCAATACGCTGGTTTCTCTACTGCCGAAGAAAGTAATGCGTTTTACAGAAGAAATCTGGCCGCAGGACAAAAAGGGTTATCTGTTGCCTTTGATTTAGCTACGCATAGAGGTTACGATTCCGATCATGAAAGAGTTGTTGGTGATGTTGGAAAAGCAGGCGTTGCGATTGACAGTGTTGAAGATATGAAAGTCTTATTCGATCAGATTCCGTTGGATGAAATGTCGGTTTCGATGACGATGAACGGTGCCGTTTTACCTATCATGGCATTCTATATCGTCGCTGCCGAAGAACAAGGTGTCGCTGCCGAATTGCTTTCAGGAACCATTCAAAATGACATACTAAAAGAGTTTATGGTGCGGAATACCTATATCTATCCGCCTACACCATCGATGAAAATCATTGCTGATATTTTTGAATATACCAGCAAAAAAATGCCGAAGTTCAACTCGATATCTATTTCGGGTTACCACATGCAGGAAGCTGGTGCTACTGCTGATATTGAATTGGCCTACACATTAGCTGACGGTTTGGAATA is part of the Flavobacterium sangjuense genome and harbors:
- a CDS encoding methylmalonyl-CoA mutase subunit beta; translation: MAENLFDAFEPVSSKQWKQQIQYELKGADYNDTLVWESLEGIKVRPFYHDDESEIKYALKENPKPFEILQNIFVHDIALSNKRALDSLNRGAESIRFAIENENVAIADLMQNLPLKNASYFFYLPFLSIDFVTKINDFAAKNNATCFVQLDPIGQLTRDGNWFENLDKDFEKLNAISAKTTIRFIAIQSGIYQNAGANMVQQLAYTLAHVNEYFNRIKSSNQPITIEVAVGTNYFFEIAKLRALRLLFNTLAKEYSHTFDCHIIVTPTKRNKTLYDYNVNMLRTTTECMSAILGGANCIANLPYDALYHKDNEFGDRIARNQLLVLKHESYFDKVSNPADGAYYIETLTEQLAEKALLLFKEIEEKGGFITQLIEGNIQKKISESAAKEQELFDTGKEVLLGTNKYPNKNDKMKHDLELFPFLKQKPRKTLITPIIEKRLAEKLEQERLAQED